A genomic window from Enterobacteriaceae endosymbiont of Macroplea appendiculata includes:
- the ilvG gene encoding acetolactate synthase 2 catalytic subunit, whose translation MNGAEYIVQILYQHNIKIVFGYPGGAIMPLYDALYHSNIEHILCRHEQGAAIAAIGYARATGNIGVCIATSGPGATNLLTGIADAMMDSIPIIAITGQVPLSLIGTDAFQEIDIISMSLACTKHSFLITDPTTLYSIITKSFNIALSNRPGPVLIDIPKDIQLLKNITSIQNNHKTVTIKNKKTFYINNDIHKVNKILYQANMPILYIGGGVSLSNAVNTIRKFIQYTQIPTVVTLKGLGVVLYDDPYYLGMLGMHGNQAANIAVQKCDLLIAIGARFDDRVTGNIKTFANKAKIIHLDIDAAEFDKICLAHIKLLGDINDYIPLFVKPKNIKSWLNYISIIKKKYSWNYDNNYNDTKIYAPFFLNKLSKLMPKNTIITTDVGQHQMWAAQHINIKHPRKFITSSGLGTMGFGLPAAIGAQIAFPEHTVICISGDGSFMMNIQELNTIKRKKLPIKIILLDNQRLGMVRQWQQIFFNQRYSETILNDNPNFLQLANAFGILGTSIQKMSEIYSGLKKIFSIENTYILHVKINENDNVWPLVPPGQSNDNMIEND comes from the coding sequence ATGAATGGAGCAGAATATATAGTACAAATATTATATCAACATAATATCAAAATAGTTTTTGGATATCCTGGTGGTGCTATTATGCCATTATATGATGCGTTATATCATTCTAATATAGAACATATATTATGCAGACATGAACAAGGTGCAGCAATAGCAGCAATTGGATATGCACGAGCAACTGGAAATATAGGAGTTTGTATAGCTACTTCAGGACCTGGTGCTACTAATTTACTTACTGGAATTGCAGATGCCATGATGGATTCTATTCCTATTATTGCTATTACAGGTCAAGTACCATTATCATTAATTGGTACAGACGCTTTTCAAGAAATAGATATTATAAGTATGTCCTTAGCATGTACAAAACACAGTTTTTTAATTACAGATCCAACAACATTATATTCTATAATAACTAAATCTTTTAACATTGCTTTATCTAATCGTCCTGGACCTGTTTTAATAGATATTCCAAAAGATATACAATTATTAAAAAATATAACTTCTATACAAAATAATCATAAAACTGTCACAATTAAAAATAAAAAAACATTTTATATTAATAATGACATACATAAAGTTAATAAAATATTATATCAAGCCAATATGCCTATACTATACATAGGTGGCGGTGTTAGCCTAAGTAATGCAGTAAACACAATCCGAAAATTTATTCAATATACACAAATACCTACTGTAGTAACATTGAAAGGTTTAGGTGTAGTCTTATATGATGACCCCTATTATTTAGGAATGTTAGGTATGCATGGTAATCAAGCAGCAAATATTGCAGTACAAAAATGCGATCTTCTTATAGCTATAGGTGCTAGATTTGATGATCGTGTTACTGGTAATATTAAAACCTTTGCTAATAAAGCTAAAATTATACATTTAGATATTGATGCTGCAGAATTTGATAAAATTTGTTTAGCACATATAAAATTATTAGGAGATATAAATGATTACATTCCCTTATTTGTAAAACCTAAAAATATTAAGTCTTGGTTAAATTATATTAGTATAATAAAAAAAAAATATTCTTGGAATTATGATAATAATTATAACGATACAAAAATTTATGCCCCATTTTTTTTAAATAAACTATCAAAATTAATGCCTAAGAATACTATTATTACTACTGATGTTGGTCAACATCAAATGTGGGCCGCACAACATATTAATATTAAACATCCAAGAAAATTTATTACTTCTAGTGGATTAGGTACTATGGGTTTTGGTTTACCTGCAGCTATTGGTGCGCAAATAGCTTTTCCTGAACATACAGTAATTTGTATTTCTGGAGATGGTTCTTTTATGATGAATATACAAGAATTAAATACTATTAAAAGAAAAAAGTTGCCTATTAAAATTATATTATTAGATAATCAAAGATTAGGTATGGTACGTCAATGGCAACAAATATTTTTTAATCAAAGATATAGTGAAACTATATTAAATGATAATCCTAATTTTTTACAATTAGCTAATGCTTTTGGCATATTGGGTACAAGTATTCAAAAAATGTCTGAAATATATTCAGGATTAAAAAAAATTTTTTCTATAGAAAATACTTATATATTACATGTAAAAATCAATGAAAATGATAATGTTTGGCCTTTAGTACCACCTGGACAAAGTAATGATAATATGATAGAGAATGATTAA
- the ilvD gene encoding dihydroxy-acid dehydratase — protein MPIYRSSITTQGRNMSGARALWKATGMHNEDFHKPIIAIVNSFSQFVPGHIHLKDIAKIISKEITLNGAVAKEFNTIAIDDGIAMGHSGMLYSLPSRELIADSIEYVINAHCVDAMICITNCDKITPGMLMASLRLNIPTVFISGGPMEAGKIYINSQEQRIDLVDAMIYGGNTKFSTSSIKNIEDNACPTCGSCSGMFTANSMNCLTEALGLALPGNGTLLATHINRKNLCILAGRTIVNITQQYYQEDNINVLPRKIANKSAFINAITMDIAMGGSTNTILHMLALAHEAKISLNLSEIDMLSRKVPWLCMLSPSTKKYYMEDFHRAGGVISLLNELYKIDLIDATVKNIMNITLYETIIKYDITITQNKDIKKFFSSAPGNIKTIKPFSQSKFFHNLDINRKIGCIRSYNYAFSKDGGLAVLYGNIAKHGCVVKTASVHNKLMVFTGKAKVYESQEDAVKAILNKHIIPGDVVVIRYEGPKGGPGMQEMLYPTSYLKTMKLDTSCALITDGRFSGGSSGLSIGHISPEAANHGLIALIENNDIIEINIPQRTINLKISHDVITQRIHKEKNRGIKAYTPTKRKRHISISLQAYAAFVTSADKGAIRDPNKFKYCK, from the coding sequence ATGCCTATTTATCGTTCATCAATAACAACACAAGGACGTAATATGTCTGGAGCTCGAGCATTATGGAAAGCTACTGGCATGCATAATGAGGATTTTCATAAACCTATTATTGCAATAGTTAATTCATTTTCACAATTTGTACCCGGACATATACATTTAAAAGATATAGCAAAAATAATTTCTAAAGAAATTACCTTAAATGGTGCTGTTGCAAAAGAATTTAATACAATAGCCATTGATGATGGCATAGCTATGGGTCATAGTGGTATGTTGTATTCTTTACCATCAAGAGAACTTATTGCAGATTCTATAGAATATGTAATTAACGCACATTGTGTAGATGCTATGATTTGTATTACTAATTGTGATAAAATTACTCCTGGAATGTTAATGGCTTCTTTACGTTTAAATATACCTACAGTTTTTATTTCTGGAGGTCCTATGGAAGCAGGTAAAATATATATAAATTCTCAAGAACAAAGAATTGATTTAGTTGATGCTATGATATATGGAGGTAACACAAAATTTTCTACATCTAGCATAAAAAATATTGAAGATAATGCGTGTCCTACATGTGGTTCTTGTTCAGGAATGTTTACAGCAAATTCTATGAATTGTCTTACAGAAGCATTAGGTTTAGCATTACCAGGTAATGGTACATTATTAGCAACACATATAAACCGTAAAAATTTATGTATTTTAGCAGGGCGTACTATAGTTAATATTACACAACAATATTATCAAGAAGATAATATTAATGTTTTACCACGTAAAATTGCTAATAAATCTGCTTTTATTAATGCTATCACAATGGATATTGCTATGGGTGGTTCTACTAATACTATTTTACATATGTTAGCATTAGCACATGAAGCTAAAATATCTTTAAATTTATCAGAAATAGATATGTTATCTAGAAAAGTACCTTGGTTATGTATGTTATCACCAAGTACTAAAAAATATTATATGGAAGATTTTCATAGAGCTGGTGGTGTTATAAGTTTATTAAATGAACTATATAAAATAGATTTAATAGATGCTACCGTAAAAAATATTATGAATATAACTTTATATGAAACAATAATAAAATATGATATTACTATCACACAAAATAAAGATATTAAAAAATTTTTTTCTTCTGCACCAGGTAATATAAAAACTATAAAACCATTTTCACAAAGCAAATTTTTTCATAATTTAGATATAAATAGAAAAATTGGTTGTATTAGATCTTATAATTATGCATTTAGTAAAGATGGTGGTTTAGCAGTATTATATGGTAATATTGCAAAACATGGTTGTGTGGTAAAAACAGCTAGTGTTCATAATAAATTAATGGTTTTTACTGGCAAAGCTAAAGTATATGAGAGTCAAGAAGATGCGGTAAAAGCTATTTTAAATAAACATATTATTCCTGGTGATGTAGTAGTTATTAGATATGAAGGACCTAAAGGAGGACCAGGAATGCAGGAAATGTTATATCCTACTTCCTATTTAAAAACTATGAAATTAGATACAAGCTGTGCATTAATTACAGATGGTCGTTTTTCTGGTGGTTCATCAGGATTATCTATTGGACATATTTCTCCAGAAGCTGCAAATCATGGTTTAATCGCTTTAATAGAAAACAATGATATAATAGAAATTAATATACCACAACGTACTATTAATCTTAAAATATCTCATGATGTTATTACTCAAAGAATACACAAAGAAAAAAATAGAGGTATTAAAGCTTATACACCTACAAAACGTAAAAGACATATTTCTATTTCATTGCAAGCTTATGCTGCTTTTGTGACAAGTGCAGATAAAGGTGCTATTAGGGATCCTAATAAATTTAAGTACTGTAAATAA
- the carA gene encoding glutamine-hydrolyzing carbamoyl-phosphate synthase small subunit, giving the protein MEDGTEFFGQSIGIDGMVTGEFVFNTSITGYQEIITDPSYYKQIVVLTYPHIGNVGISLHDNESSKIFLQGLVIQNISMITSNYRSYTTLDIFLKKHNIITITNIDTRQLTRLLRNKKNHYGCIITGNNNYKKEDILDNIHIFKKKYIKKNLVQHVTTKINYSWIHSNIDRNVIELHKKRYNYSVMHVIAYDFGIKNNILNMLVDRGCYVTIVTANTSFNEIMALNPDGIFLSNGPGDPRPCTSIINTIKQILTTNIPIFGICLGHQLLALANNAKIKKMFVGHHGSNHPVKNLLNNKIFITTQNHGFTIDKKNIPKNLYITHISLFDRTIQGIHHRYKPAFGFQGHPEGNPGPHDIAILFDYFIQLIQQYCSIKIKESI; this is encoded by the coding sequence ATGGAAGATGGTACCGAGTTTTTCGGTCAATCTATAGGTATCGATGGCATGGTAACAGGAGAATTTGTTTTTAATACATCTATAACTGGTTACCAAGAAATTATTACTGATCCTTCTTACTATAAGCAAATTGTTGTTTTAACATATCCACATATTGGTAATGTAGGTATTTCATTACATGATAATGAATCATCAAAAATATTTTTACAAGGATTAGTAATACAAAATATATCTATGATAACTAGTAATTATCGTAGTTATACTACATTAGATATTTTTTTAAAAAAACATAATATTATTACCATTACTAATATTGATACACGACAATTAACAAGATTATTACGTAATAAAAAAAATCATTATGGTTGTATTATTACTGGCAATAATAATTATAAAAAAGAAGATATATTAGATAATATTCATATTTTTAAAAAAAAATATATAAAAAAAAATTTAGTACAACATGTTACTACCAAAATAAATTATTCATGGATACATAGTAATATCGATCGTAATGTAATTGAATTACACAAAAAAAGATATAATTATTCTGTAATGCATGTTATTGCATATGATTTTGGTATTAAAAATAATATTTTAAATATGTTAGTAGATCGTGGTTGTTATGTTACTATTGTCACTGCTAATACTTCTTTTAATGAAATTATGGCGTTAAATCCTGATGGTATTTTTTTATCTAATGGTCCTGGTGATCCTAGACCCTGTACTAGTATTATTAATACTATAAAACAAATACTTACTACTAATATACCAATTTTTGGTATTTGTTTAGGACATCAATTATTAGCACTAGCTAATAATGCTAAAATCAAAAAAATGTTTGTAGGACATCATGGTAGTAATCATCCTGTAAAAAATTTATTAAATAATAAAATATTTATTACTACACAAAATCATGGTTTTACAATAGATAAAAAGAATATTCCCAAAAATCTATATATTACACATATCTCTCTCTTTGATAGAACTATCCAGGGCATACATCATCGGTATAAACCTGCTTTTGGTTTCCAAGGACATCCTGAGGGTAATCCAGGACCACATGATATTGCAATATTATTTGATTATTTTATACAATTAATACAACAATATTGTTCTATTAAAATAAAGGAGAGTATATAA
- the ilvC gene encoding ketol-acid reductoisomerase has product MNNYFNTLNFREKLHTLQKSRLMKNKEFDQGVKFLKNKKIVIIGCGAQGLNQGLNMRDSGLDISYALTKNAIMYKNISWKRATKHNFFVGTIQELIPSADLIINLTPDKQHKKVFKNIKPLLKNKVTIGYSHGFNIIEEGEQFPNNINIIMVAPKCPGTEVREEFKRGFGVPALIAIHHNYDHKALEIAKAWAVSIGSHKAGVLESSFAAEVKSDLMGEQTVLCGMLQTASMIFYDKLISMHVKPINASQLIQYGWEYITEALKQGGISLMMDRLDNMSKIHAYQLSKRLKKILQPLFKIHMDDIISGKFAQKMIIDWENNDINLLTWRKQYQQHGFENIVNGQKTLTEQYVFEHGVFMVAIIKASVELSYEIMIETGISNISAYYESLHELPLIANTIKRKKLYEMNKTISDTAEYGNYLFTNRAIPLLQNFIDTLTQEDLGIKKLNTNINNIILLNIQNKIHDHPIEKIGIILRKYMINMKSLQKILC; this is encoded by the coding sequence ATGAATAATTATTTTAATACTTTGAACTTTCGTGAAAAATTACATACATTACAAAAATCTCGTTTAATGAAAAATAAAGAATTTGATCAAGGAGTAAAATTTCTTAAAAACAAAAAAATTGTTATTATTGGTTGTGGTGCACAAGGATTAAATCAAGGATTAAATATGCGAGATTCTGGATTAGATATTTCATATGCTCTAACTAAAAATGCAATTATGTATAAAAATATTTCATGGAAAAGAGCAACAAAACATAATTTTTTTGTTGGAACTATACAAGAATTAATACCATCTGCAGATTTAATTATTAATTTAACGCCAGATAAACAACATAAAAAAGTTTTTAAGAATATTAAACCTTTATTAAAAAACAAAGTTACAATAGGATATTCCCATGGTTTTAATATTATTGAAGAAGGCGAACAATTCCCAAATAATATTAATATCATAATGGTAGCTCCAAAATGTCCGGGTACAGAAGTAAGAGAAGAATTTAAGCGTGGTTTTGGGGTTCCAGCATTAATTGCTATTCATCATAATTATGATCATAAAGCTTTAGAAATAGCAAAAGCTTGGGCTGTATCTATAGGAAGTCATAAAGCAGGTGTCTTAGAATCTTCATTTGCTGCAGAAGTTAAATCTGATTTAATGGGTGAACAAACAGTATTATGTGGTATGCTGCAAACAGCTTCTATGATTTTTTATGATAAACTTATTAGTATGCATGTTAAACCTATAAATGCTTCACAATTAATTCAATACGGCTGGGAATATATTACTGAAGCTTTAAAACAAGGTGGAATAAGTTTAATGATGGATCGCTTAGATAATATGAGTAAAATACATGCATATCAATTGTCTAAAAGATTAAAAAAAATATTACAACCGTTATTTAAAATACATATGGATGATATTATCTCTGGGAAATTTGCACAAAAAATGATAATAGATTGGGAAAATAATGACATAAATCTATTAACATGGAGAAAACAATATCAACAACATGGTTTTGAAAATATTGTGAATGGACAAAAAACATTAACAGAACAATATGTTTTTGAACATGGTGTGTTTATGGTTGCTATTATTAAAGCTAGCGTGGAACTATCATACGAAATTATGATTGAAACTGGCATATCTAATATTTCGGCATATTATGAATCACTACATGAATTACCATTAATAGCAAATACTATAAAACGAAAAAAATTATATGAAATGAATAAAACTATATCTGATACAGCTGAATATGGTAATTATTTATTTACTAATAGGGCAATACCATTATTGCAAAATTTTATAGATACTTTAACACAAGAAGATTTAGGTATTAAAAAATTAAATACAAATATTAATAATATAATTTTATTAAATATTCAGAATAAGATTCATGATCATCCTATTGAGAAAATAGGAATAATTTTACGTAAATATATGATTAATATGAAATCTTTACAGAAAATATTATGTTAA
- the ilvM gene encoding acetolactate synthase 2 small subunit, giving the protein MKKYQLYIITNIIPEITERIIRIIRHRGYLLYSINMNTIKKDNHIIFYIIVKSYKSIHLLVQQIYKLIDVKNIRIQ; this is encoded by the coding sequence ATGAAAAAATATCAATTATATATAATAACTAATATTATTCCTGAAATTACTGAACGTATTATACGTATTATCCGTCATAGAGGATATTTATTATATTCTATAAATATGAATACAATAAAAAAAGATAATCATATTATTTTTTATATTATAGTTAAAAGTTATAAATCTATACATTTATTAGTACAACAAATTTATAAATTAATAGATGTAAAAAATATTAGGATTCAATAA
- the carB gene encoding carbamoyl-phosphate synthase large subunit, with the protein MPKRTDIKSIMIIGSGPIVIGQACEFDYSGTQACKALKEEGYKLILINSNPATIMTDPDLADITYIEPITHETITKIIIKEKPDAILPTMGGQTALNCILQLYETNILTKYNVKIIGVTIQAIHRAENRNIFNKIIQQIGLNIAASYAVHNLQEALDVVKKIGYPCIIRPSYTMGGSGGGIAYNLQEFTNICAQGIILSPINELIIDESLIGWKEYELEMIRDVNGNCIVICSIENIDPMGIHTGDSITVAPAQTLSDKEYQIMRNAAISIMKNIGINSGGANVQFAVNPITGKLVVIEMNPRVSRSSALASKATGFPIAKISAKLSIGYTLDELNNDITNNKISAAFEPSIDYIVVKIPKFNFEKFHETNHRLSIQMKSVGEVMAIGTNFQEALQKALCSLDHNISGLDPKIFIQNNANTKKIIYELSHPGPNRIQFIADAFRFGITLMKIHQLSKIDVWFLDQIQDLINIEQKILTLGIQSLENKQFFRFLKQKGFSDMRIAKLVNSCEKDIRKLRYNKKIYPVYKRVDTCAAEFDTNTAYIYSTYSTECESYVTSNPKKIIILGSGPNRIGQGIEFDYCCVHAALALREKNFETIMVNCNPETVSTDYDISDKLYFEPLNIEKILDIINIEQPRGIIVQYGGQTPLNIAKHLAQEGVNILGTTPHNIDIAENRDKFKNIIHDLKLQQPTNYIVHNLKNALIQSDIIGYPVIVRPSYVLGGQAMQIVYNKAELIQYFLKNITHHTEILLDKFLDNAIEIDVDAICDGHDVFIGGIMEHIEQAGIHSGDSACVVPTYTINKSLITNIKQQVRKISYKMNICGLINIQFAIKNNQIYLIEVNPRASRTIPFLSKTIGLPMAKIGALVMAGYTLAQLNITREIIPKYFAIKESILPFNKFDGVDPILGPEMKSTGEIMGIGMTFAEAFSKIILHVDNKIYKLNSVVLLSLSHQDKKYSLVLTKQLINYGYKIEATPGTAKILQQHNIPVIVVDNNISKDLINNIKNRRYNYIIITALSPESIQKSKIIRITALQNNIYFNTTIKSAFATIASIVNHYTKNKIYALQELHKTLNLY; encoded by the coding sequence ATGCCAAAACGTACTGACATAAAAAGTATTATGATTATAGGTTCTGGCCCTATTGTTATTGGTCAAGCATGTGAATTTGATTATTCTGGAACGCAGGCTTGTAAAGCATTAAAAGAAGAAGGATATAAATTAATTTTAATTAATTCTAATCCAGCTACTATTATGACAGATCCTGATCTTGCAGATATCACATACATTGAGCCTATTACACATGAAACAATTACTAAAATTATAATAAAAGAAAAACCAGATGCTATTTTACCTACTATGGGTGGACAAACGGCTTTAAATTGTATATTACAATTATATGAAACAAATATTTTAACTAAATATAATGTTAAAATTATTGGTGTTACTATTCAAGCCATTCATCGTGCTGAAAATAGAAATATTTTTAATAAAATTATACAACAAATAGGTTTAAATATAGCTGCATCTTATGCAGTACATAATTTACAAGAAGCATTAGATGTTGTAAAAAAAATAGGTTATCCATGTATTATACGTCCTTCTTATACTATGGGTGGTTCTGGTGGTGGTATAGCATATAATTTGCAAGAATTTACGAATATTTGTGCACAAGGAATAATATTATCTCCTATTAATGAATTAATTATTGATGAATCTTTAATAGGTTGGAAAGAATATGAGTTAGAAATGATTAGAGATGTAAATGGTAATTGTATTGTTATATGTTCTATTGAAAATATTGATCCTATGGGTATACATACTGGTGATTCTATTACAGTAGCGCCAGCACAAACTTTATCTGACAAAGAATATCAAATTATGCGTAATGCCGCTATTAGTATTATGAAAAATATTGGTATTAATTCAGGAGGAGCTAATGTACAATTTGCAGTTAATCCTATAACAGGCAAGTTAGTTGTTATTGAAATGAATCCTCGTGTATCACGTTCTTCTGCACTTGCTTCTAAAGCAACAGGTTTTCCTATAGCAAAAATTTCTGCAAAATTATCTATTGGTTATACATTAGATGAATTAAATAATGATATTACTAATAATAAAATATCTGCTGCATTTGAACCTTCTATAGATTATATTGTAGTAAAAATACCGAAATTTAATTTCGAAAAATTTCATGAAACTAATCATAGATTATCTATACAAATGAAATCTGTAGGCGAAGTTATGGCTATTGGAACTAATTTTCAGGAAGCTTTACAAAAAGCATTATGTAGTTTAGATCATAATATTAGTGGTTTGGATCCAAAAATTTTTATACAAAATAATGCAAATACTAAGAAAATTATATATGAATTATCCCATCCTGGTCCAAATAGAATACAATTTATTGCTGATGCTTTTAGATTTGGTATAACATTAATGAAAATACATCAATTATCAAAAATTGATGTATGGTTTTTAGATCAAATACAAGATTTAATTAATATTGAACAAAAAATTCTTACATTAGGAATTCAAAGTTTAGAAAATAAACAGTTCTTTCGTTTTCTAAAACAAAAAGGTTTTTCCGATATGAGAATTGCTAAGTTAGTAAATTCATGTGAAAAAGATATTAGAAAATTAAGATATAATAAAAAAATTTATCCTGTATATAAAAGAGTAGATACATGTGCAGCAGAATTTGATACTAATACAGCATATATATATTCTACTTATAGTACTGAATGTGAATCTTATGTAACTAGTAATCCCAAAAAAATTATTATTTTAGGCAGTGGACCTAATAGAATTGGACAAGGTATAGAATTTGATTATTGTTGTGTACACGCTGCTTTAGCATTACGAGAAAAAAATTTTGAAACCATTATGGTTAATTGCAATCCTGAAACTGTATCAACAGACTATGATATTTCTGATAAATTATATTTTGAACCATTAAATATAGAAAAAATATTAGATATTATTAATATTGAACAACCTAGAGGTATTATTGTGCAATATGGCGGACAAACACCGTTAAATATTGCAAAACATCTTGCTCAAGAGGGAGTTAATATTTTAGGTACCACACCTCATAATATAGATATCGCAGAAAATAGGGATAAATTTAAAAATATTATTCATGATTTAAAATTACAACAACCAACAAATTATATTGTACATAATCTCAAAAATGCTCTTATACAATCTGATATTATTGGTTATCCTGTAATAGTTAGACCATCATATGTATTAGGCGGTCAAGCAATGCAAATTGTATATAATAAAGCAGAATTAATACAATATTTTTTAAAAAATATTACTCATCATACGGAAATTTTGTTAGATAAGTTTTTAGATAATGCCATAGAAATAGATGTCGATGCTATTTGTGATGGCCATGATGTTTTTATTGGTGGTATTATGGAACATATTGAACAAGCTGGTATACATTCTGGTGATTCTGCTTGTGTAGTGCCAACATACACTATAAACAAATCATTAATAACAAATATTAAACAACAAGTGCGTAAAATATCTTATAAGATGAATATCTGTGGTTTAATCAATATTCAGTTTGCGATAAAGAATAATCAAATATATTTAATAGAAGTTAATCCTCGTGCATCCCGTACTATTCCTTTTCTTTCTAAAACGATTGGGCTTCCAATGGCAAAAATAGGCGCCTTAGTTATGGCTGGTTATACTTTAGCACAATTAAATATTACTCGAGAAATAATACCAAAATATTTTGCTATTAAAGAATCAATTTTACCCTTTAATAAATTTGATGGTGTTGATCCTATATTAGGTCCGGAAATGAAATCTACTGGTGAAATTATGGGTATTGGCATGACATTTGCGGAAGCTTTTTCTAAAATTATTTTACATGTAGATAATAAAATTTATAAGTTAAATAGTGTTGTATTGTTATCTTTAAGTCATCAAGATAAAAAATATAGTTTAGTTTTAACAAAACAGTTAATTAATTATGGTTATAAAATTGAAGCTACACCAGGTACTGCAAAAATATTACAACAACATAATATACCTGTTATAGTAGTGGATAATAATATATCTAAAGATCTTATTAATAATATTAAAAATAGAAGGTATAATTATATTATTATTACTGCGTTAAGTCCAGAATCTATACAAAAATCTAAAATTATACGTATTACAGCATTACAAAACAATATCTATTTTAATACTACTATTAAAAGTGCTTTTGCTACAATTGCATCTATTGTAAATCATTACACAAAAAATAAAATATATGCATTACAAGAACTACATAAAACATTAAACTTATATTAA
- a CDS encoding FAD-binding oxidoreductase, with amino-acid sequence MTDWITGKIKKIKYWPKNLFSIIIHANINMFLPGQFTKLSLKINNMQVQRAYSYINAPENKNHEFYIKNIICGKLTSYLKSLKYDDNIMIAKQAFGTFTIKNINPCQNLWMISTGTGIGPYLSILQDGQCFKKFKKIILVYSIPNMEYFSYYHLVRSLYKKYHKQLIVQIILTQQHHVNNENFLYGRIPQLISNKILEHKINIKIHKDSTHIMLCGNPNMIKETKSILQHDYNLKKNYIDLQGHITTEQYW; translated from the coding sequence ATGACAGATTGGATAACAGGAAAAATAAAAAAAATAAAATATTGGCCTAAAAATTTATTTAGTATTATTATACATGCCAATATTAATATGTTTCTTCCAGGACAATTTACAAAATTATCTTTAAAAATTAATAACATGCAAGTACAAAGAGCATATTCTTATATTAATGCTCCAGAAAATAAAAATCATGAATTTTATATTAAAAATATTATTTGCGGTAAATTAACATCATATTTAAAATCATTAAAATATGATGATAATATTATGATAGCTAAACAAGCGTTCGGAACATTTACTATAAAAAATATTAATCCTTGTCAAAACTTGTGGATGATTTCTACTGGGACAGGAATAGGACCATACTTATCAATATTACAAGATGGTCAATGCTTTAAAAAATTTAAAAAAATTATTTTAGTATATTCTATACCAAATATGGAATATTTTAGTTATTACCATTTAGTTAGGTCTTTATATAAAAAATATCATAAACAATTAATTGTACAAATTATTTTAACACAACAACATCATGTAAATAATGAAAATTTTTTATATGGACGTATACCACAATTAATTTCAAACAAAATTTTAGAACATAAAATTAATATTAAAATTCATAAAGATTCTACACATATAATGTTATGTGGAAATCCTAATATGATAAAAGAAACAAAAAGTATTTTACAACATGATTATAATTTAAAAAAAAATTACATTGATTTACAAGGTCATATTACTACAGAACAATATTGGTAA